The region ATTGTATATGTGACTATACCAACATATATTGTGCAGTTTAATACTTATATAGGAACATTGAGCTATGATCTAGTAGTTTTTATTATATCTGTTATTTATTTTGTTATATCTATATTAAAATTTTTATCTCTATTTGAAAGAACGAAGGATTATGAGATAAAAACAGAGGATGGAATAGTTTATATTTCTTCTGCTTCTGTAACAAGTTTTATAAGAGAGCTTTTATCTAAAGATAAAGAGATTTCAAATATAAGAGTAGAAACTTCTAAAAAAGGAAGAAAATTCAATATAAGAGTGAGACTTGATATGTTATCTAATGGAAATATATCTGGAAAATCATCTTCAATTCAAAATGAGATAAAAAGTAAATTAGCTGATAAAATGGGACTAGAGGTAGGGGCTATTGAGGTAAAAATCTCT is a window of Candidatus Fusobacterium pullicola DNA encoding:
- the amaP gene encoding alkaline shock response membrane anchor protein AmaP, which encodes MIKKIIFFFAWLGIFLLSITGIVYVTIPTYIVQFNTYIGTLSYDLVVFIISVIYFVISILKFLSLFERTKDYEIKTEDGIVYISSASVTSFIRELLSKDKEISNIRVETSKKGRKFNIRVRLDMLSNGNISGKSSSIQNEIKSKLADKMGLEVGAIEVKISKLAVKSTENHIDE